The Leptodactylus fuscus isolate aLepFus1 chromosome 3, aLepFus1.hap2, whole genome shotgun sequence genome has a segment encoding these proteins:
- the TFDP2 gene encoding transcription factor Dp-2 isoform X1 has protein sequence MIISTPQRLSAGADLLIGRQFTAATSAMVTQSHITDATSWIPGDRKRTREFIESDFSESKRSKRGEKSGKGLRHFSMKVCEKVQTKGTTSYNEVADELVAEFTSSAGQLPSDSAYDQKNIRRRVYDALNVLMAMNIISKEKKEIKWIGLPSNSVQECENLEIEKQRRIERIKQKSAQLQELLLQQIAFKHLVQRNQQNEQLSQTPPAVNSTIKLPFIIVNTSKKTVIDCSISSDKFEYLFNFDNAFEIHDDIEVLKRMGMSFGLESGKCTSENLKLAKSFVPRALEGYVTDMASGTSWTDQGLPFSTSQLASAAHSAGTTAYSQSSVNTGLFFDTDMSLTNSSHHSSSGTSHYTESRGETPCSFDDDEDDEDDSSSLE, from the exons ATTATAAGCACTCCCCAGAGACTGAGCGCGGGAGCAGATCTTCTCATAGGGAGACAGTTCACCGCGGCCACCTCCGCCATGGTCACTCAGAGTCACATCACAGATGCCACCAGCTGGATTCCTGG GGATCGGAAACGTACTCGTGAGTTCATAGAGTCTGACTTCTCGGAGAG TAAGAGAAGCAAAAGAGGGGAGAAGAGTGGGAAGGGTCTGCGACATTTTTCTATGAAGGTTTGCGAGAAGGTTCAGACCAAAGGGACCACGTCTTACAATGAAGTGGCCGATGAATTGGTGGCTGAGTTTACTAGCTCTGCCGGACAGCTGCCCTCTGACTCT GCCTATGACCAGAAGAACATCAGGCGGCGAGTATACGATGCCCTGAATGTATTAATGGCCATGAATATTATCTCAAAGGAGAAGAAGGAAATAAAATGGATCGGTCTGCCGTCCAACTCTGTGCAGGAATGTGAGAATTTAGAG ATAGAGAAgcagaggaggatagagcgtatcAAACAGAAGAGTGCTCAGCTACAAGAACTGCTGCTACAG CAAATCGCCTTCAAGCACCTTGTTCAGAGAAATCAGCAAAATGAACAATTGAGTCAGACCCCTCCTGCTGTAAACTCCACCATCAAGCTGCCGTTTATCATTGTAAACACAAGTAAGAAGACGGTCATAGACTGCAGTATTTCTAGCGACAA ATTTGAATATCTTTTCAATTTTGACAATGCCTTTGAAATACATGATGACATTGAGGTTCTGAAGAGAATGGGGATGTCATTTGGGCTGGAATCTGGGAAATGCACTTCAGAAAACCTAAAACTTGCCAAATCCTTTGTACCCAGAGCTCTGGAAGGATATGTAACAG acATGGCTTCGGGGACATCTTGGACAGACCAAGGACTTCCTTTCAGTACATCACAGTTGGCCTCTGCAGCGCACTCTGCTGGCACCACTGCTTACTCACAGTCCAG TGTGAACACGGGATTGTTTTTCGACACCGACATGTCTTTGACTAACAGCAGCCACCACTCCAGCTCCGGCACATCCCACTACACAGAATCCCGAGGGGAGACCCCATGTTCATTTGATGATGACGAGGATGACGAAGATGACTCTTCTTCCTTGGAATAG
- the TFDP2 gene encoding transcription factor Dp-2 isoform X2, which produces MLSSKWDRKRTREFIESDFSESKRSKRGEKSGKGLRHFSMKVCEKVQTKGTTSYNEVADELVAEFTSSAGQLPSDSAYDQKNIRRRVYDALNVLMAMNIISKEKKEIKWIGLPSNSVQECENLEIEKQRRIERIKQKSAQLQELLLQQIAFKHLVQRNQQNEQLSQTPPAVNSTIKLPFIIVNTSKKTVIDCSISSDKFEYLFNFDNAFEIHDDIEVLKRMGMSFGLESGKCTSENLKLAKSFVPRALEGYVTDMASGTSWTDQGLPFSTSQLASAAHSAGTTAYSQSSVNTGLFFDTDMSLTNSSHHSSSGTSHYTESRGETPCSFDDDEDDEDDSSSLE; this is translated from the exons GGATCGGAAACGTACTCGTGAGTTCATAGAGTCTGACTTCTCGGAGAG TAAGAGAAGCAAAAGAGGGGAGAAGAGTGGGAAGGGTCTGCGACATTTTTCTATGAAGGTTTGCGAGAAGGTTCAGACCAAAGGGACCACGTCTTACAATGAAGTGGCCGATGAATTGGTGGCTGAGTTTACTAGCTCTGCCGGACAGCTGCCCTCTGACTCT GCCTATGACCAGAAGAACATCAGGCGGCGAGTATACGATGCCCTGAATGTATTAATGGCCATGAATATTATCTCAAAGGAGAAGAAGGAAATAAAATGGATCGGTCTGCCGTCCAACTCTGTGCAGGAATGTGAGAATTTAGAG ATAGAGAAgcagaggaggatagagcgtatcAAACAGAAGAGTGCTCAGCTACAAGAACTGCTGCTACAG CAAATCGCCTTCAAGCACCTTGTTCAGAGAAATCAGCAAAATGAACAATTGAGTCAGACCCCTCCTGCTGTAAACTCCACCATCAAGCTGCCGTTTATCATTGTAAACACAAGTAAGAAGACGGTCATAGACTGCAGTATTTCTAGCGACAA ATTTGAATATCTTTTCAATTTTGACAATGCCTTTGAAATACATGATGACATTGAGGTTCTGAAGAGAATGGGGATGTCATTTGGGCTGGAATCTGGGAAATGCACTTCAGAAAACCTAAAACTTGCCAAATCCTTTGTACCCAGAGCTCTGGAAGGATATGTAACAG acATGGCTTCGGGGACATCTTGGACAGACCAAGGACTTCCTTTCAGTACATCACAGTTGGCCTCTGCAGCGCACTCTGCTGGCACCACTGCTTACTCACAGTCCAG TGTGAACACGGGATTGTTTTTCGACACCGACATGTCTTTGACTAACAGCAGCCACCACTCCAGCTCCGGCACATCCCACTACACAGAATCCCGAGGGGAGACCCCATGTTCATTTGATGATGACGAGGATGACGAAGATGACTCTTCTTCCTTGGAATAG